One window of the Diospyros lotus cultivar Yz01 chromosome 12, ASM1463336v1, whole genome shotgun sequence genome contains the following:
- the LOC127787147 gene encoding uncharacterized protein LOC127787147 — protein sequence MGVVIIDGSTVRDFVGDEEHFKKSVDEQFAALDLNNDGVLSRSELRKAFEQMRLIETHFGVDVATAPAELTKLYDSIFEQFDCDKSGGIDLAEFQSEMKKILLAIADGLGSSPIQMALEDNDSNLLKRAADLEASKIH from the coding sequence atggGAGTGGTGATAATAGACGGATCGACGGTGAGAGACTTCGTCGGGGACGAGGAGCACTTCAAGAAGAGCGTGGACGAGCAGTTCGCGGCGCTGGACCTCAACAACGACGGCGTCCTGTCCCGGTCGGAGCTGCGGAAGGCGTTCGAGCAGATGCGCCTCATCGAGACTCACTTCGGCGTCGACGTCGCCACGGCTCCCGCCGAGCTCACGAAGCTCTACGACTCCATATTCGAGCAGTTCGACTGCGACAAGAGCGGCGGCATCGACCTCGCCGAGTTCCAATCGGAGATGAAGAAGATCCTGCTGGCCATCGCCGACGGCCTCGGCTCCTCCCCCATCCAGATGGCCCTCGAGGACAACGACTCCAACCTGCTCAAGCGAGCCGCCGATCTCGAGGCCTCCAAGATTCACTAA